The following are from one region of the Chloracidobacterium sp. genome:
- a CDS encoding VOC family protein, with product MKIAVTSVSVYDPVEAFMFYTQKLGFRERLFEPEHGLAIVVSPEDEDGTALLLEPRGGQGSDAYFDGLYNSGLPAIVFSTDDIDAEFERLKDAGIVFRQPPTKTGRGTQALFEDTCGNLIQLFQA from the coding sequence ATGAAGATCGCGGTGACAAGTGTTTCGGTATACGATCCGGTCGAGGCGTTCATGTTCTATACACAAAAACTCGGGTTTCGGGAAAGGCTCTTTGAGCCCGAACACGGGCTGGCGATCGTCGTTTCGCCGGAAGACGAAGATGGGACCGCTTTACTGTTGGAACCCCGCGGCGGTCAAGGCTCGGATGCGTATTTCGACGGGCTTTACAATTCCGGACTGCCGGCGATCGTTTTTAGCACCGATGATATCGACGCCGAATTTGAAAGGCTCAAGGACGCCGGTATCGTATTTCGTCAGCCGCCGACCAAGACCGGGCGGGGAACACAGGCGCTGTTCGAAGATACATGCGGAAATTTGATCCAACTTTTTCAGGCTTGA